The following coding sequences lie in one Sinorhizobium fredii USDA 257 genomic window:
- the folD gene encoding bifunctional methylenetetrahydrofolate dehydrogenase/methenyltetrahydrofolate cyclohydrolase FolD translates to MARLINGKEVALSVIETVKDRAKALQDDAGVTVGLAVVIVGDDLASHAYVGAKSRVAKDCGFTSVQHTLPAETTQKELALLVQRLNADPAVHGILVQLPLPKHLDSEAIVQSIRPEKDVDGLNVVNAGKVATGDLKTGLVSCTPAGVMALVGCIHGRDLAGLNAVVIGRSNLFGKPMAHSHTKNLPAICRTADILVAAVGRPAMVKADWVKPDATVIDVGINRIAAAEDGEGKTRLVGDVDFDAVEKIAGAITPVPGGVGPMTIAMLMANAVRAAAFSAGVAPPSFNNN, encoded by the coding sequence ATGGCACGGCTGATCAATGGTAAGGAAGTCGCGCTTTCCGTCATCGAGACTGTGAAAGATAGGGCAAAGGCGCTGCAGGACGATGCTGGCGTGACGGTAGGACTTGCTGTCGTCATCGTTGGTGATGACCTCGCAAGTCACGCCTATGTGGGCGCCAAAAGCCGCGTCGCCAAGGACTGCGGCTTCACGTCTGTTCAGCACACTTTGCCTGCTGAAACGACTCAGAAGGAACTAGCGCTGCTGGTTCAGCGCCTAAACGCGGATCCGGCTGTTCACGGCATTCTGGTGCAGCTTCCGCTGCCAAAACACCTTGATAGTGAAGCGATTGTCCAATCCATCCGTCCGGAAAAGGACGTCGATGGTCTGAATGTCGTTAACGCTGGCAAGGTTGCAACAGGTGACCTGAAGACGGGTCTGGTTTCTTGCACGCCTGCGGGCGTAATGGCGCTGGTGGGTTGCATCCATGGCCGAGACTTAGCCGGTCTCAACGCCGTTGTCATTGGAAGGTCCAATCTCTTTGGCAAGCCGATGGCGCATTCGCACACAAAGAACCTGCCTGCGATTTGCAGAACAGCAGATATCTTGGTGGCTGCGGTCGGAAGGCCCGCGATGGTAAAGGCGGACTGGGTCAAGCCAGATGCGACCGTAATCGATGTGGGTATTAATCGCATCGCGGCGGCTGAGGATGGGGAGGGGAAGACACGTCTGGTTGGCGATGTGGATTTCGATGCAGTCGAAAAGATCGCTGGAGCCATCACACCTGTCCCTGGCGGCGTCGGTCCAATGACAATTGCAATGCTAATGGCAAACGCGGTTCGAGCAGCGGCCTTCTCAGCAGGCGTGGCACCTCCCTCATTTAACAACAACTAA
- a CDS encoding electron transfer flavoprotein-ubiquinone oxidoreductase has protein sequence MTEQQELPERESMEFDVVIVGAGPAGLAAAIRLKQVNPELSVVVLEKGAEVGAHILSGAVVDPIGIDRLLPGWRDEPDHPFKTEITDDHFLFLGPAGSIRLPNFLMPPLMNNHGNYVVSLGNVCRWLATQAEALGVEIYPGFAATEVLYNDEGAVIGVATGDMGIERNGEPGPNFARGMALLGKYTLIGEGVRGSLAKQLIARFKLDEGRDVPKFGIGLKELWEVKPENHKPGLVQHSFGWPLDMKTGGGSFLYHLEDNLVAVGFVVHLNYKNPYLHPFEEFQRFKTHPAIRGTFEGGKRLSYGARAITEGGYQSVPKLSFPGGALIGCSAGFVNVPRIKGSHNAVLSGILAAEKLAAAIASGRANDEPIEIERGWRESAIGQDLKKVRNVKPLWSRFGTAVGVALGGLDMWTNQLFGFSFFGTLKHGKSDAQALEPAAKHQKIDYPKPDGVLTFDRLSSVFLSNTNHEEDQPIHLQVRDWELQKRSEYDVYAGPSSRYCPAGVYEWVEKDGQPTFVINAQNCVHCKTCDIKDPNQNINWVPPQGGEGPVYPNM, from the coding sequence ATGACCGAACAACAAGAACTGCCCGAACGCGAGAGCATGGAATTCGACGTGGTGATCGTGGGCGCGGGTCCGGCCGGGCTTGCCGCGGCGATCCGGCTGAAGCAGGTCAATCCCGAGCTCTCGGTCGTGGTGCTGGAGAAGGGCGCCGAAGTCGGCGCGCATATCCTTTCGGGCGCCGTCGTCGATCCGATCGGCATCGACCGGCTGCTGCCCGGCTGGCGCGACGAGCCGGACCATCCGTTCAAGACGGAAATCACCGACGACCATTTCCTTTTCCTGGGTCCGGCCGGTTCGATCCGCCTGCCGAACTTCCTGATGCCGCCCTTGATGAACAATCACGGCAATTATGTCGTCTCGCTCGGCAATGTCTGTCGCTGGCTCGCCACCCAGGCGGAGGCGCTCGGCGTCGAGATCTATCCGGGCTTCGCCGCAACCGAAGTGCTCTATAACGACGAGGGCGCGGTGATCGGCGTCGCCACCGGCGACATGGGCATCGAGCGCAACGGAGAGCCGGGGCCGAACTTCGCCCGCGGCATGGCGCTTCTCGGCAAGTACACGCTGATCGGCGAGGGCGTGCGCGGCTCGCTCGCCAAACAATTGATCGCCAGATTCAAGCTCGACGAAGGCCGCGACGTGCCGAAATTCGGCATCGGCCTCAAGGAGCTCTGGGAGGTGAAGCCGGAGAACCATAAGCCGGGTCTCGTGCAGCATTCCTTCGGCTGGCCGCTCGACATGAAGACCGGCGGCGGCTCCTTCCTCTATCACCTCGAAGACAATCTCGTCGCCGTCGGTTTCGTCGTCCATTTGAATTACAAGAACCCCTATCTCCATCCCTTCGAGGAGTTCCAGCGCTTCAAGACGCACCCGGCGATCCGTGGCACCTTCGAGGGGGGAAAAAGGCTCTCCTACGGGGCCCGCGCCATCACCGAGGGCGGCTACCAGTCGGTGCCGAAGCTCTCCTTCCCCGGCGGCGCGCTAATCGGCTGTTCGGCCGGCTTCGTCAACGTGCCGCGCATCAAGGGCAGCCACAATGCGGTGCTGTCGGGCATTCTCGCGGCGGAGAAACTGGCGGCGGCGATCGCTAGCGGTCGCGCCAATGACGAGCCGATCGAGATCGAGCGCGGCTGGCGCGAGAGCGCCATCGGCCAGGACCTGAAGAAGGTCAGAAACGTCAAGCCGCTCTGGTCGCGCTTCGGCACGGCAGTCGGGGTCGCGCTCGGCGGCCTCGACATGTGGACGAACCAGCTCTTCGGCTTCTCCTTCTTCGGCACGCTGAAGCACGGCAAGAGCGACGCCCAAGCGCTGGAGCCGGCGGCCAAGCACCAGAAGATCGACTACCCGAAGCCGGACGGCGTGCTGACCTTCGACCGGCTCTCCTCGGTGTTCCTGTCGAACACCAATCACGAGGAAGACCAGCCGATCCACCTGCAGGTCAGGGACTGGGAGCTGCAGAAGCGCTCCGAATACGACGTCTATGCCGGTCCCTCGTCGCGCTACTGTCCGGCCGGCGTTTATGAATGGGTGGAGAAGGACGGCCAGCCGACCTTCGTCATCAACGCCCAGAACTGCGTGCACTGCAAGACCTGCGACATCAAGGACCCGAACCAGAACATCAATTGGGTGCCGCCGCAGGGCGGCGAGGGGCCGGTCTATCCCAATATGTAA
- a CDS encoding MaoC family dehydratase codes for MEVVFRDIEEGAAFVSAGRTVTEADIVNFAGLSGDFNPLHMDEEWVRANTKFPTRIAHGLLVHSIGEGLTCAELSGWKILAFLETQRKMLLPVLPGDRISQRYTVKSKKPSSKDPSRGVVEVEVAITNHRGEVVQEGYNKYLIGGEG; via the coding sequence ATGGAAGTTGTTTTTAGGGATATTGAAGAAGGTGCTGCCTTCGTATCGGCGGGGCGGACTGTCACTGAAGCTGATATCGTGAATTTCGCTGGTCTGAGTGGAGACTTTAACCCCCTTCACATGGACGAGGAGTGGGTGCGTGCGAACACAAAGTTTCCTACGAGGATCGCTCATGGGTTGCTGGTTCATTCGATCGGCGAAGGCCTGACCTGCGCCGAACTTTCAGGATGGAAAATCCTCGCATTCCTTGAAACTCAGCGGAAGATGCTTCTGCCGGTGCTACCTGGTGACCGGATTTCACAGCGTTACACCGTTAAATCGAAAAAGCCGAGCTCGAAGGACCCCTCCCGCGGAGTTGTGGAGGTCGAGGTCGCCATTACCAACCACCGCGGCGAGGTCGTTCAAGAGGGCTACAACAAATATCTGATCGGAGGAGAGGGCTGA
- a CDS encoding acetyl-CoA acetyltransferase, with the protein MPKERFPSGAAAIVGAFESPRRKAPGIHPYQIHAEVVAEALADAGLTLSDVDGFATAASFPSEAGWQLNVVEVAEYVGINPSWVCSTDIGGAAPLSHVGNAVAAIEAGLCQTVVISYASSGRSWPLPATDFNTGQTGPGELEVPYGVSTISAYALAATRYMHQYGLRSEELAQIAVQARRYANLNPQAMYRDLITVDDVLSSPMISTPLRKLDCCVVSDSGGAIVVTSKEQSRDTRRGGPLVLGFGEAVSHSQMNQMRDLTTTSAEFSGRRAFESAGLSPNDIKVAQIYDSFTITVALSLEALGFVPKGEVGRFIADGGIAPGGRLPINTDGGGLSSNHAGRRGMFAIIEAVRQLRGESPGLQLENSELCLVNGTGGWLSATSTLILGGNNV; encoded by the coding sequence ATGCCCAAGGAACGTTTTCCCAGCGGTGCCGCCGCAATCGTCGGCGCCTTTGAATCTCCACGTCGAAAGGCGCCTGGGATCCACCCGTACCAGATTCATGCAGAGGTTGTCGCCGAGGCTCTGGCGGATGCCGGTTTGACGCTTTCCGATGTCGATGGCTTTGCCACCGCCGCTTCGTTTCCATCCGAGGCCGGGTGGCAGCTCAACGTCGTTGAAGTTGCAGAGTATGTGGGCATCAACCCGTCTTGGGTCTGCAGCACCGATATCGGGGGAGCTGCTCCGCTGAGCCACGTCGGCAACGCGGTCGCGGCGATTGAGGCGGGCCTCTGCCAAACTGTCGTCATCAGTTATGCATCGTCGGGTCGGTCTTGGCCGCTCCCTGCGACTGACTTCAACACCGGTCAGACAGGTCCCGGCGAATTGGAAGTTCCCTATGGTGTCTCGACCATCTCGGCCTATGCGCTGGCCGCGACGCGCTACATGCACCAGTACGGACTTCGATCGGAAGAACTAGCTCAGATCGCTGTCCAGGCACGTCGCTACGCGAACCTTAACCCGCAGGCTATGTACCGCGACCTTATCACAGTCGATGACGTACTCTCGTCACCAATGATATCCACGCCCCTTCGAAAGCTCGATTGCTGCGTGGTTAGCGACTCCGGCGGAGCGATCGTCGTCACGTCGAAAGAACAATCTCGCGACACCCGCCGAGGCGGGCCTTTGGTTCTCGGCTTCGGCGAAGCGGTCAGCCATAGCCAGATGAACCAGATGCGTGACCTGACGACGACAAGCGCGGAATTCTCCGGTCGTCGCGCGTTCGAGTCGGCTGGCTTGAGTCCGAACGATATCAAGGTCGCCCAGATCTATGACTCCTTCACCATCACCGTGGCGCTGTCGCTCGAGGCGCTTGGCTTCGTGCCAAAGGGTGAGGTCGGCCGCTTCATCGCTGACGGCGGAATTGCCCCGGGCGGTAGGCTTCCGATCAACACCGATGGCGGCGGTCTCTCATCCAACCATGCCGGTCGACGGGGAATGTTTGCAATCATCGAAGCGGTCCGCCAGCTCCGCGGAGAAAGCCCGGGACTGCAACTAGAGAATTCGGAGCTTTGCCTCGTCAACGGAACCGGTGGCTGGTTGTCGGCAACTTCGACCCTCATCCTTGGAGGAAATAATGTTTGA
- a CDS encoding NAD-dependent succinate-semialdehyde dehydrogenase: MAISEKLLSKLKDPSLVSDKALIAGEWVATSDSGKTFEVTNPADGDVIATLPDMNRAETARAIEVAYKAQKAWAKKTGKERAAVLRKLYDLMVANADDLAAILTMEMGKPLAEAKGEILYGAAYLEWFGEEAKRVYGDTIPGHQPDKRIIVIKQPVGVVAAITPWNFPNAMLARKFAPAVAAGCAMVSKPAAETPLSALSLGLLAERAGLPAGIFNVITSEDSPSVGKEFTENDKVRKLTFTGSTGVGKILMRQGAEQIMKLGLELGGNAPFIVFDDADLDAAVEGAMVSKYRNNGQTCVCANRLYVQTGVYYTFAKKLVERVAAMKVGDGFEPGVNAGPLITEKAVEKVEEHIADALEKGAKVAVGGKPDARGGLFFQPTILTGVTTQMKIAREETFGPVAPLFKFETEEQVIEMANNTDFGLASYFYSRDVSKIFRVAEELEYGMVGINTGLISTEVAPFGGIKQSGQGREGSKYGIEDYIEIKYLCLSV; encoded by the coding sequence ATGGCTATTTCGGAAAAACTCCTCTCCAAGCTCAAAGACCCATCGCTGGTCAGCGACAAGGCCCTTATCGCCGGCGAATGGGTGGCCACGAGCGACAGCGGCAAGACCTTCGAGGTCACCAACCCGGCAGATGGCGATGTGATCGCCACGCTTCCCGACATGAACCGCGCCGAAACGGCGCGCGCGATCGAAGTCGCCTACAAGGCGCAGAAGGCCTGGGCCAAGAAGACCGGCAAGGAGCGTGCGGCCGTGCTCCGCAAGCTCTATGACCTGATGGTGGCGAATGCCGACGATCTCGCCGCAATCCTGACTATGGAAATGGGCAAGCCGCTTGCGGAGGCCAAGGGTGAAATCCTCTATGGCGCCGCCTATCTCGAATGGTTCGGCGAAGAGGCCAAGCGCGTCTATGGCGACACGATTCCCGGCCACCAGCCGGACAAGCGGATCATCGTCATCAAGCAGCCGGTCGGCGTCGTTGCTGCCATCACGCCGTGGAACTTTCCGAACGCGATGCTCGCGCGCAAATTCGCGCCGGCCGTCGCCGCGGGCTGCGCCATGGTGTCGAAGCCGGCCGCTGAGACGCCGCTTTCGGCCCTGTCGCTGGGTTTGCTCGCTGAGCGCGCCGGCCTTCCGGCCGGGATTTTTAATGTCATCACCTCGGAGGATTCACCGTCGGTCGGCAAGGAATTCACCGAGAACGACAAGGTCCGCAAGTTGACTTTCACCGGCTCGACCGGTGTCGGCAAGATCCTGATGCGCCAAGGTGCCGAGCAGATCATGAAGCTCGGCCTCGAACTCGGCGGCAATGCGCCCTTCATCGTGTTCGACGATGCGGATCTCGATGCTGCGGTCGAAGGCGCCATGGTCTCGAAATATCGGAACAACGGGCAGACCTGCGTCTGCGCCAACCGCCTCTACGTCCAGACCGGCGTCTATTATACCTTCGCCAAAAAGCTGGTCGAGAGAGTCGCGGCGATGAAGGTGGGCGACGGTTTCGAACCTGGCGTGAATGCCGGCCCGCTGATCACCGAGAAAGCTGTCGAAAAGGTCGAGGAACATATCGCCGACGCGCTCGAAAAGGGCGCCAAGGTGGCTGTCGGCGGCAAACCGGACGCCCGTGGCGGCCTCTTCTTCCAGCCGACCATACTCACCGGGGTGACCACGCAGATGAAGATTGCGCGCGAGGAGACCTTTGGTCCGGTCGCGCCGCTCTTCAAGTTCGAGACCGAGGAGCAGGTGATCGAAATGGCCAACAACACCGACTTCGGCCTCGCCTCCTATTTCTACTCGAGGGATGTGTCGAAGATCTTCCGCGTAGCGGAAGAACTCGAATATGGCATGGTCGGTATCAATACCGGCCTGATCTCCACGGAAGTGGCGCCGTTCGGCGGCATCAAGCAGTCCGGCCAGGGCCGCGAAGGCTCGAAATACGGCATAGAGGATTATATCGAGATCAAGTATCTCTGCTTGAGTGTTTGA
- a CDS encoding MerR family transcriptional regulator, producing the protein MSSKDAMSKQYKVSEVSAATGVPPATLRLWEQHGLIAPSRTPSGYRLYGENDFARIHQIVRLRSVQGLNLAAIKSSLDDTTPVALDAANEQLPPPRLGHEIRRLRREKKLTITALAERVDVSPSTLSTLERTSRGASVPLLRAIAEALGVTVTQLTASPVETGKAVVRSGEGRQLPSLGKGIQIRELASGPRMMDCQEWTLAPGAGSEGFYRHEGEEFIRVLEGSFEIEVEGLGLATLNEGDAIYFESHRAHSWRSVGTKPCRLVWVNTPPTF; encoded by the coding sequence ATGTCGAGCAAGGATGCAATGAGCAAACAATACAAAGTATCGGAAGTTTCAGCCGCGACAGGGGTTCCACCGGCGACGCTGAGGCTCTGGGAGCAGCACGGTCTGATTGCTCCATCCCGAACGCCGAGCGGTTACCGTCTCTACGGTGAGAATGACTTCGCTCGCATCCATCAGATCGTTCGACTTCGATCGGTTCAAGGACTGAACCTCGCAGCAATCAAATCCTCGTTGGATGACACAACTCCTGTGGCGTTGGACGCAGCGAACGAACAACTTCCTCCGCCTAGGCTAGGTCACGAAATCAGGCGCTTGCGCAGGGAGAAAAAGCTCACGATCACCGCCCTCGCGGAGCGGGTCGATGTTTCTCCATCAACGCTTAGTACACTTGAACGAACTTCCCGCGGGGCGAGCGTGCCTCTCCTGCGGGCGATCGCGGAAGCCCTCGGCGTTACCGTAACGCAGCTGACAGCAAGTCCTGTTGAAACCGGTAAAGCCGTCGTTCGAAGCGGGGAAGGGCGGCAACTGCCCTCACTCGGAAAGGGTATTCAAATTAGGGAACTGGCTTCAGGGCCGCGGATGATGGATTGCCAAGAGTGGACCCTGGCTCCTGGCGCCGGAAGTGAAGGCTTTTATCGACACGAGGGCGAGGAGTTTATTCGCGTTCTTGAAGGCAGTTTCGAAATTGAGGTTGAAGGCCTCGGTCTTGCAACCCTCAACGAGGGGGATGCTATTTATTTTGAGAGTCATCGCGCCCATTCTTGGCGATCTGTCGGAACCAAGCCTTGTCGGTTGGTATGGGTCAATACACCTCCGACCTTCTAG
- a CDS encoding SDR family NAD(P)-dependent oxidoreductase, with protein sequence MRGLEGKIIILTGGAQGIGKSTALRLAEERAVVIVADRNLEGAEAVAAEIRSSGGKARSIQLDVSSKQSWQDAVATLKDEHGGVDGLVNNAGVTRDKSLLKMAEEDWDLVIDVNLKGAWLGCQAVVPLMVGRNGGSIVNLSSESRWGAFGQSNYASAKAGLVGLTRTVALEQARNGIRVNAIAPGTTMTPMVEAVPEDIRKGWLDNIPLRREAQPSEIAAAIVFLLSDDASYVTGQILGVNGGSAL encoded by the coding sequence ATGCGTGGTTTGGAAGGTAAGATCATCATTCTGACGGGTGGGGCGCAAGGTATCGGCAAGTCCACGGCTCTCCGCCTCGCGGAAGAACGCGCAGTGGTTATCGTCGCAGATCGTAACCTCGAAGGCGCCGAAGCGGTCGCGGCGGAAATCCGTTCGAGCGGAGGAAAGGCGAGATCGATTCAACTGGATGTATCGAGCAAGCAGAGCTGGCAGGATGCAGTGGCGACATTAAAGGACGAGCACGGCGGTGTTGACGGTCTCGTCAACAATGCTGGTGTGACCCGCGACAAATCGCTCCTGAAGATGGCTGAGGAAGACTGGGATCTTGTCATCGACGTCAATCTGAAGGGGGCATGGCTGGGCTGCCAGGCGGTAGTGCCCCTGATGGTCGGCCGCAATGGCGGTTCCATTGTCAATCTGTCGTCTGAGTCCCGCTGGGGCGCGTTCGGACAGTCGAACTATGCTTCCGCAAAGGCCGGGCTCGTCGGGTTGACACGCACGGTCGCACTTGAACAGGCCCGAAACGGAATTCGGGTAAACGCCATCGCACCGGGTACCACTATGACACCGATGGTCGAAGCTGTTCCGGAAGATATCCGCAAGGGTTGGCTAGACAACATCCCTCTGCGGCGTGAAGCACAGCCATCTGAGATAGCGGCAGCGATCGTGTTCCTGCTCTCGGATGACGCAAGTTATGTTACTGGCCAAATCCTTGGTGTGAATGGTGGATCTGCACTTTAG
- a CDS encoding Zn-ribbon domain-containing OB-fold protein has product MFEMTSVLPVHNAISEPWFDAINRDVLLLQRDPLTGSVQMYPRARVVGFPEREPEWIEASGRATLHSFTVVHRSVHREFSSLTPFVIALVDLEEGARMTSWIVDTPIENIRCDMALKLVFREIHSGLKMPCFVEA; this is encoded by the coding sequence ATGTTTGAGATGACCTCTGTGCTCCCCGTGCACAATGCAATTTCGGAGCCTTGGTTCGACGCAATCAATCGCGACGTCCTTCTTCTCCAGAGGGATCCGCTCACGGGCAGCGTTCAGATGTATCCGCGCGCCAGAGTCGTGGGCTTTCCGGAACGCGAGCCGGAGTGGATCGAAGCGTCTGGCCGGGCCACGCTCCATTCCTTCACAGTGGTTCACAGGTCGGTACATCGCGAGTTCTCATCCCTGACGCCATTCGTCATCGCGCTCGTCGATCTTGAAGAAGGTGCACGCATGACGAGCTGGATCGTGGATACGCCTATCGAGAACATCCGCTGCGACATGGCGCTGAAGCTCGTTTTTCGCGAGATCCACTCGGGTCTCAAAATGCCCTGCTTTGTTGAGGCTTGA
- a CDS encoding GcvT family protein, protein MDIPSRADVVIVGGGIAGCSIAYHLTKLGITNVILCERRQLTSGTTWHAAGLVTQLRATRQMTELAQYTGELFGQLEAETGQATGFRRSGSLRVATNQARYEELARGASMGRNFGLPVEAVTPGQIKERWTPINTDGLVGGFWFPNDGQVNPADVTMAYAKGARMGGARIIENLLVNQVLVENGKAVGVMTDNGKIEARTVVICGGMWSRDLAAKIGVNIPLHAAEHFYVVTEAIPGLPRNLPVLFLSDEWTYYKEDAGKLLVGFFEPVAKPWGQKGISESFCFDTLPEDIDHIAPHLEAATVRVPLLERTGMQLFFNGPESFTPDNRYLLGETPEVAGLFCATGFNSIGILSSGGVGKALAAWIRDGRPPVDLIDVDIRRTQSFQRNRRYLEERTVESLGLNFDMHWPSRQFTTARGVRRSPFHDRLLASGAFMTELAGWERPGFYGTPDELANIQYSYAKPSWFENVAVECRNTAENVSLFDHSCFVKYLVEGPDALKALNWISANDCNVEIGRVVYTQWLNEAGGIEADVTVTRLGDQSFMVVTVAVSQRRDLAWFKRHVPDHARVYITDVTSGLAMLAIWGPKSRELMSRVSPDDFSSEAFPFGYSREIDLGYARVRASRLTFVGELGYELYVPAEQAAHVYDVLAEAGKDLSLRNAGFFALNSLRIEKGYRHWGHDIGEEDTPFEGGLGFAVAMDKPGGFIGREALLRQKEQGTVKKRLVQVNVVSDGDAPMLFHHEPLLRDGKIIGSIMSGAYGHRIKASLGLGYVSNDEGVTKDWLAGGTWEVEVAMRRYPVEVQFGPWYDAKGERVRG, encoded by the coding sequence ATGGACATTCCATCGAGGGCCGACGTCGTCATTGTTGGCGGCGGTATTGCAGGCTGCTCCATAGCTTACCACCTCACGAAACTCGGTATAACAAATGTCATTTTGTGCGAGCGGCGCCAACTGACGAGCGGCACCACTTGGCATGCTGCGGGTCTGGTCACACAGCTTCGTGCGACACGTCAGATGACAGAGCTTGCCCAATATACGGGAGAGTTGTTCGGTCAGCTCGAGGCGGAAACGGGTCAGGCTACCGGCTTCCGCCGGTCCGGCTCTCTTCGCGTTGCTACCAATCAAGCTCGCTATGAAGAGCTCGCTCGTGGAGCATCCATGGGAAGAAACTTCGGTCTTCCCGTTGAGGCTGTCACTCCCGGCCAAATCAAAGAACGTTGGACCCCCATCAATACCGACGGCTTGGTCGGTGGGTTCTGGTTCCCCAATGACGGACAAGTGAACCCCGCGGATGTCACGATGGCCTACGCCAAGGGCGCCCGTATGGGTGGGGCTCGTATTATCGAGAATCTGCTCGTCAACCAAGTCCTGGTCGAGAATGGCAAGGCCGTCGGCGTCATGACCGACAACGGTAAAATCGAAGCCCGCACGGTGGTCATCTGCGGTGGTATGTGGTCTCGCGACCTTGCCGCAAAAATCGGCGTAAACATCCCGCTTCACGCGGCTGAGCATTTCTATGTCGTCACCGAAGCGATCCCCGGCCTTCCCAGGAACCTGCCTGTGTTGTTCCTCTCGGACGAGTGGACCTATTACAAGGAAGATGCAGGTAAGCTTCTGGTTGGATTCTTCGAACCGGTTGCAAAGCCATGGGGTCAAAAGGGGATATCCGAAAGCTTCTGCTTCGATACGCTTCCCGAGGACATTGATCATATCGCTCCGCATCTCGAGGCTGCGACAGTCCGTGTTCCGCTGCTTGAGCGTACGGGGATGCAGCTCTTCTTCAACGGCCCGGAAAGCTTCACGCCAGACAACAGATACCTTCTCGGTGAAACCCCTGAAGTTGCCGGCCTTTTCTGCGCAACGGGCTTCAACTCTATCGGCATTCTGTCTTCGGGCGGCGTAGGCAAGGCCTTGGCAGCTTGGATTCGAGACGGCCGCCCTCCGGTTGATCTTATTGACGTTGACATCCGACGCACTCAAAGCTTCCAGCGCAATCGTCGTTACCTCGAAGAACGGACAGTCGAGTCGCTTGGCCTTAACTTTGACATGCATTGGCCGAGCCGTCAGTTCACAACCGCCCGCGGCGTTCGCCGCTCTCCGTTTCACGATCGTCTGCTTGCATCCGGCGCCTTCATGACCGAGCTTGCTGGGTGGGAACGGCCTGGCTTCTACGGTACGCCGGACGAGCTGGCCAATATTCAATATTCGTATGCAAAGCCAAGCTGGTTTGAGAATGTTGCTGTCGAATGCCGCAATACGGCGGAGAATGTTTCCCTCTTCGATCACAGTTGCTTCGTAAAATATCTCGTCGAAGGCCCGGATGCATTGAAGGCCCTGAACTGGATCAGCGCGAACGACTGCAACGTCGAGATTGGTCGCGTCGTCTACACTCAGTGGCTCAATGAAGCGGGTGGTATCGAGGCAGACGTTACGGTTACGCGTCTTGGCGACCAATCCTTCATGGTGGTGACGGTGGCCGTCTCGCAACGACGCGACCTCGCCTGGTTCAAGCGCCACGTTCCCGACCACGCCCGTGTGTACATTACCGATGTGACCTCGGGCTTGGCGATGCTTGCAATCTGGGGACCGAAGTCGCGCGAACTTATGTCGCGTGTTTCCCCTGATGATTTCTCGAGCGAGGCCTTTCCGTTCGGTTACAGCCGCGAGATCGATCTCGGCTACGCCCGTGTTCGCGCTAGCCGACTGACCTTCGTCGGAGAGCTTGGATACGAGCTATATGTCCCGGCCGAGCAAGCCGCGCATGTCTACGACGTCCTTGCCGAAGCGGGCAAGGACCTCAGTCTCAGGAATGCCGGCTTCTTCGCGTTGAACTCGCTGCGAATAGAGAAAGGCTATCGTCACTGGGGTCATGACATTGGCGAAGAGGATACGCCCTTCGAAGGTGGCCTTGGCTTTGCCGTCGCTATGGACAAGCCGGGCGGCTTCATCGGCCGCGAAGCGCTTCTTCGCCAGAAGGAGCAGGGCACCGTCAAGAAACGGCTGGTGCAGGTGAACGTCGTGTCCGACGGCGACGCCCCCATGCTCTTCCACCACGAACCTCTGCTGCGGGACGGCAAGATCATCGGATCGATTATGTCCGGAGCGTACGGTCACCGGATCAAGGCTTCGCTCGGCCTCGGCTATGTCTCGAATGACGAGGGCGTCACGAAAGACTGGCTCGCAGGCGGGACCTGGGAAGTCGAGGTCGCCATGAGACGGTACCCGGTCGAGGTCCAGTTCGGACCATGGTATGACGCCAAAGGGGAACGAGTTCGCGGCTGA